One Oncorhynchus kisutch isolate 150728-3 linkage group LG30, Okis_V2, whole genome shotgun sequence genomic window, TGGACCTCAGAAGTTCAGCACGCTGGACCTCAGAACTTCAGAACGCTGGACCTCAGAAGTTCAGCACGCTGGACCTCAGAACTTCAGAATGCTGGACCTCAGAACTTCAGAATGCTGGACCTCAGAACATCAGAAGGCAGGACCTCAGAACTTCAGCACGCTGGACCTCAGAACGCTGGACCTCAGAACTTCAGAACGCTGGACCTCACTGGACCTCAGAAGATCAGAACGCTGGCTGGAGTTTAGAATGAAACGCTTCAGAACGGGATATGGTTTGACCTTTTTTCTCAACATCATCATGCACGGCGTTAGGATTCTATCTGTGTGACCTCTCCACCCCCTAACAGGGTCAGGCCACATCATTCATCTCTGTCAATCAATACATTGATCAGGTTTATCACTAAGCGCATAAATGCCAAACCATTCACTCCGTGGGAAAACAACGTTTATCTGTAGAAGGGACACTTGTGCAGAGTGAATAAAATCAAATTGTGCGCATACTGTGATGAAGTATACTCGGAGAGATAGATTAGAGTTTGTTACTTTTAAAAACATTTGGCTTTAACATTTAAATCTCTCaagcacgcgcgcacacacacacacacacacacacacacacacacacacacacacacacacacacacacgcacgcacgcacgcacgcacgcacgcacacacacacacacacacacacacacacacacacacacacacacacacacacacacacacaggtgcatgaCATGACTTGATGCCAGACCCCCTGGCACAGACGTCTGTTCAACGTATATTccattccacattggttcaacgtatattcattgaaattacgtggaaacaacgtttattcaaccagtgtgtggccAGTGCATACTCTTCACACATATACAGTGTGTTCTGTCTGTGAATTCCACACGAAAATAATGCGCGTAACCGCCCCCGTTTTAAATACACAGGGGCGCGCCCACATACATCTTGATACCCGGCTCAGCCAATTTTCAGTGGAAGTGTTGTTGGACAAGGGATGAGATATAGCCAACGAGCGCCTATAACAcaggacaacaacacagccaaaCGTGGACGAGGACTTTACGCAATATTTACCTACCTTGGAACAAGATAAATTATTTACAAAAACCATGTTGGATTGACTGGAGAAAAACTCTAATCAATGGATTGGTTTTGAGATCGTTTGGTAATATTATCACTTCAGgagtctgagagagggagagtgagcgcgcgcctctgtctgtgtgtgtgagtctgagtGAAAGGACCGAgaaggagcgggagagagagggaggggagggagggaggtgggatcAGGAAAGATATATTCTTTCAGTGATGGAACTCACAATGGAAAACCTTGGAAACCTCCACGGCGTCTCGCACTCACAGGCCGGGGAACTGATGAGCTCCACGCACGCCCGGCAGTCCTCCGCCCCTTCACACCGGAACCTGGTTTCTCACGCACACGGCCGGTCGGCCATGGTGTCTAGTATGGCCGCGATCCTGGATGGTACCGGGGACTACCGGACAGACCCCTCAGCGCTCTCTGGCCACCTCCACCCGGCTATGAGCATGTGTGAGTCCGGGATGAGCCTGAGCAACACCTACACCACCCTGACCCCTCTCCAGCACCTACCTCCCATATCCACGGTCTCCGAcaagttccaccacccacacccacactccCACCACCACGCAGCCGCCCACCAGCGACTCTCCGCGGGGAACGTCAGCGGGAGCTTTACGTTGATGAGGGATGACCACCGTGGGCTGGCGTCTATGGGAAACCTGTACGGCCACTACCCTAAAGATATGTCCGGCATGGTCCATGGGTCACTCTCCCCGTTGTCCAACAGTCTCGGCTCTTTGCACAACTCCCAGCAGACGCTCTCAGCCTACGGTCCAAGTGCTCACCTTACTAATGATGCCAAGATGCTCTCTCCCGTGACAGGCTTCGAGTCCCACGCCGCAATGCTGTCCCGGAGCGAGGAGCACCTTGCCAGGGGGTTAGGCGGCCATGGGCATGGCATGATGTCCAACCTCAACGGGATGCACCATCCGCACAGCCACCTTCACTCCCAGGCCAATGGGGCAGCGATGCTGGCCGAGCGAGAGAGGCACGGGGCTGGGTCCGGCCAGGGAGGAGTGTCGGGAGGGCAGGCGGAGGAGATCAACACGAAAGAGGTGGCTCAACGGATAACGGCAGAGCTGAAGCGCTACTCAATTCCCCAGGCTATTTTCGCCCAGAGGATCCTATGTCGTTCCCAAGGAACCCTCTCGGATCTTCTGCGGAACCCCAAGCCGTGGAGTAAACTCAAGTCAGGCCGGGAGACGTTTAGGAGAATGTGGAAGTGGCTCCAGGAGCCCGAGTTTCAGCGGATGTCTGCCCTTCGGTTGGCGGGTAAGATGCTTCTGGTCTCACGGCCATTCTCATGTGGGCTGAGTATTGAACAGCCGATCGTAACTATTGACGTTTTACGCATAAAAGCGTAGTTTGTTCACTCTTTTGTCAAACCCTCTCTATTTAATGTTACGATAAATAACTAGCTGTATAGGCTACTACAATGAACCTGATATGCTATATATAACTTATTTTAGGCTAAAGACGTCCAGCGTTGTAAGAAAAATCACAGTAAAACGACCGTTATACACGTCAGACAAAACCACAACTTCCAAACGATTCAGCACCATAGTCAGTACAAAACGGGTGCGACAAAAACGAGACCAAGTACGTCTTAAACTTCAGAGCAGACTTTGTGAGAGAATCTTTCTCTCTTTTTAAATCgccgtttttgttgttgttgagagacACAGTATCTGCGGTACAGTGCAAGTGATTGCATGATATCCCTGTCAGCATTTGTTGGTGTGACACGTTCCAAGAGAAACTGCATACACACTGTTACACCTCAGCCCAACGTTAACAGGGTTTTTGTCGGCTACCCATGCATCCTGATATAACCACTGAGAGGACCTGGACATTTCATAGTCATGTAAGGCTAATATGAGGCTCTGGTGTTTTATGGGGATATGTGTGCTCTGTTACGTGCCAGgccggatgtgtgtgtgtgtaataataaaTTGCATTTGTAGAGCACTTGACatttacagacagacatcacaaAGTTATTTACATTGTGTGCTTTAGTAATAGGGGAAAACTATTAGGCGAGAATTAAAAGATAGCTAGTGGCCTAGAACTATACAATACGCACAATAATAAGGGAGGCGACAG contains:
- the onecut3b gene encoding one cut domain family member 2, with translation MELTMENLGNLHGVSHSQAGELMSSTHARQSSAPSHRNLVSHAHGRSAMVSSMAAILDGTGDYRTDPSALSGHLHPAMSMCESGMSLSNTYTTLTPLQHLPPISTVSDKFHHPHPHSHHHAAAHQRLSAGNVSGSFTLMRDDHRGLASMGNLYGHYPKDMSGMVHGSLSPLSNSLGSLHNSQQTLSAYGPSAHLTNDAKMLSPVTGFESHAAMLSRSEEHLARGLGGHGHGMMSNLNGMHHPHSHLHSQANGAAMLAERERHGAGSGQGGVSGGQAEEINTKEVAQRITAELKRYSIPQAIFAQRILCRSQGTLSDLLRNPKPWSKLKSGRETFRRMWKWLQEPEFQRMSALRLAACKRKEQDQGRERNLVPKKQRLVFTDLQRRTLAAIFRENRRPSKEMQITISHQLGLELSTVSNFFMNARRRCHADRWGSTGGAEGNEHAGVHGSVHGHGHMQAHGNNNNAGSSPAQPGTSSATTFSKA